A window of the Garra rufa chromosome 10, GarRuf1.0, whole genome shotgun sequence genome harbors these coding sequences:
- the elovl8a gene encoding ELOVL fatty acid elongase 8a, giving the protein MVSASPSTWQRLQIFYQWVLENGDKRTDGWLLVYSPLPVGGIFLFYLLIVWLGPKLMSYREPVNIKALLIIYNFSMVCLSAYMFYEFTASSWLANYSLLCQPVDYSETPLAMRMARVCWWFYFSKVIELTDTVFFILRKKNNQLTFLHVYHHGTMIFNWWAGVKYVAGGQSFSIGLINSFVHVVMYMYYGLAALGSQMHKYLWWKHYLTSLQLLQFFIVTIHTAVNLFADCDFPDTMNMVVLGYSLSLIALFSNFYYQSYISKKTKTA; this is encoded by the exons ATG GTGTCTGCATCACCGTCGACATGGCAAAGGCTCCAGATATTTTACCAATGGGTCCTAGAAAACGGAG ACAAGAGGACAGATGGATGGCTTTTGGTTTATTCTCCGCTGCCTGTCGGCGGGATCTTCCTGTTTTACCTTCTTATCGTCTGGCTTGGTCCCAAACTGATGTCTTACAGAGAGCCAGTCAACATTAAAGCTCTTCTCATTATTTACAATTTTTCCATGGTGTGCCTTTCTGCTTATATGTTTTATGAG TTCACAGCATCTTCTTGGTTGGCAAACTACAGTTTGTTGTGTCAGCCTGTGGACTACTCTGAAACCCCCTTGGCAATGAGG ATGGCCAGAGTGTGCTGGTGGTTTTACTTCTCCAAAGTCATTGAACTTACCGATACA GTGTTCTTCATTCTGAGAAAGAAGAACAATCAGCTGACCTTTTTGCATGTGTATCATCACGGCACCATGATTTTCAACTGGTGGGCTGGGGTCAAGTATGTTGCGGGAGGGCAGT CATTCTCTATTGGCCTCATAAACTCTTTTGTTCATGTGGTGATGTATATGTACTATGGCCTAGCAGCATTGGGCTCCCAAATGCACAAGTACTTGTGGTGGAAACACTACTTAACTTCTCTTCAGCTG CTCCAGTTCTTCATTGTGACTATTCACACTGCAGTCAACCTGTTTGCCGACTGTGACTTCCCTGACACCATGAATATGGTGGTGCTCGGCTACTCCCTCAGCCTGATCGCCTTGTTTAGTAACTTTTATTATCAGAGCTACATTTCCAAGAAGACCAAGACGGCATGA
- the selenop2 gene encoding selenoprotein Pb, translating into MMQALWALWLSAFPALLGASPLFLEKESTGSRICKPAPKWEIDGKTPMKDLLGNVVVLALLKASUHFCLTQATRLGDLRDKLAHGKLTNISFMVVNEQDAQSRAMYWELKRRTAEGIPVYQQSPLQTDVWEILEGDKDDFLVYDRCGYLTFHIVLPYSFLHYPYIEAAIRATYHKNTCNCSLNANTSISEGFENSKNDASEPTKEISQKTNNTEPVTVEHHHHHQHEHHHHQHVHYHNQQHVHHHHHHNLNNNNSTGDPDVTSVPKEPVQHSHQKHSH; encoded by the exons ATGATGCAGGCTCTCTGGGCTCTGTGGTTGTCTGCTTTTCCAGCTCTGCTGGGAGCTTCACCACTGTTTTTGGAGAAGGAGAGCACTGGCTCCAGGATCTGTAAGCCTGCTCCAAAGTGGGAGATAGATGGCAAGACTCCCATGAAGGATCTTCTTGGAAATGTAGTCGTTCTGGCTCTTCTTAAAGCAAGCTGACATTTCTGTCTCACGCAGGCTACCAG GTTGGGAGACCTGCGTGACAAGCTGGCCCATGGCAAGCTGACTAACATATCATTCATGGTTGTCAACGAGCAGGATGCACAGTCCAGAGCCATGTACTGGGAGCTGAAGAGGAGGACAGCAGAGGGCATCCCTGTGTATCAGCAGAGCCCACTGCAAACTGACGTCTGGGAAATCTTGGAGGGAGACAAGGATGATTTCTTAGTTTATGACAG ATGTGGATATCTCACCTTCCACATTGTCCTGCCCTACAGCTTCCTTCACTACCCCTACATAGAAGCTGCCATCAGGGCTACATACCACAAAAATACATGCAACTGCTCA TTAAACGCAAACACCTCCATATCAGAAGGCTTCGAAAACAGCAAAAACGATGCAAGTGAGCCTACAAAAGAAATCAGCCAGAAGACTAACAATACAGAGCCTGTAACGGTtgagcatcatcatcatcatcaacatgagcatcatcatcatcagcatgtgcattatcataatcaacaACATGTGCATCACCACCATCATCATAATCTAAATAACAATAACAGCACAGGTGATCCAGATGTGACCAGTGTACCAAAGGAGCCAGTCCAGCATTCACATCAGAAACATAGTCATTAA